A stretch of DNA from Anopheles nili chromosome 2, idAnoNiliSN_F5_01, whole genome shotgun sequence:
TGCAATAATATTATATTCACAACCATCGTAAATAATTATCTGGTACTTCCAACGTGCCAAGGcgtatttttatattttgattcattaaaatcattcattgGTGTCAATTTCTGTTGTGTTGTGATTGATAAATGCGATTGATGATGTTAATATGATTTTACTAAATATTGGTGCATCGTGTGTactgtgtgtaacctaatgcTCGTttgggaaacaaacaaaaaacgaaattaaaactGATGTTTTGCCATATTTTGATGTTTCAAGATGCACTTTCACCTTTCAATTAACTTTTTGCGACTGCACGTAGTAACGTCTAGATACAGTAGATTATTTGTTATTCTACGAATCGTATATAgcgtgcatatttttttacagcAGCACTTTACCAACATGTCAGCGAATGGTAATAATCCAAACAATGGCAACACCGAAGGTGCTCCCGAAGAAACACCTATTTCCGTAAGACTAGATATTGCAGATAGAATGAAACGATGGAATGGCAAAGTTGCAGTAGTTACCGGTGCGAGCGGTGCAATTGGCGGTGCCATTGCACAAGAACTGGTCAAGGCAGGAATGATCGTATGTGCATTGTCAAGGCGCCGAGACAAAGTGGAAAAGCTGCGTGCCAGTCTTTTTGATGTGGCAGGTAATCTGAATTGCGTCGAGTGTGACATAACCGTAGAAGAAGACGTGAAGCATGCGTTTGGATGGATCGAAGGCACATACGGCGGAGTAGACATGCTAGTTAACAATGCTGGAATTATCACAAAATGCTtgttaacagaaaaaaataatactcgTGATCTGTACACGACTATGGAGACGAACATTATCGGTTTGTGCTTATGTACGAGAGAGGCTGTGAAGTCTATGAAGGCCCGTGATGTGAAGGGACACATCATCAACATTAACAGTATATTCGGGCATAAGGTGCACCAAGCTGTGCCAGGAACTCGGCCATTGAACGGAATGTACCCGGCATCTAAGTACGCCGTTACAGCAATCACAGAATGTATCCGACAAGAACTTGTGTACTTGGATTCGGGATGCAAAGTTACggtatgttttttatttaatttgctttcttTAATTCTCAATTATTGACATCGTAACTGAAATTTATTATCGCAATGCGTAATAACGTAAGCtcatacaaataaaaaaaggaagtttGCATcaacatatatatacatatataaatatatatatatatatatatatatatatatatatatatatatatatatatatatatacatatatatatatatatatatatatatatatatatatatatatatatatatatatatatatatatatatatatatatataatcaCTGAATTTGtattgtttctttctttctgtagtaaaaaaaagcaataaaaatttgtCGGATTCCATTTTAGAGTATTAGCCCAGGTTTGGTAGAAGGTGATATTTTATCGACGTCAACTGTTAAAGAGAATGAAATTGTTAAATATATGCCCAAACTAAAACCTGAAGATGTGGCTGaggccgttttgtttgccatcacAACACCAGACAATGTTCAGGTATGCATTTATTAtttagaaaatgaaaattcaataaTGAACTTTactttattttgcattttgcagaTTCACGAGCTGGTTATTAAACCAATGGGCGAGTTCGTATAAATAAACGCACAAAATATAAAGTACTGTCATGTTTTTAATGCTATTTGAAAGATTATTGTTCCCGAGCACATATTTCCAACCTAGCCGATCAAAATATTTAACATCGAAAAATTATTATCGCTCATGGTTATAATCTGCCACCTACGTCAATTTAATGTGGTATATTTTGTATTTAGCTTCGTATTTAGATcagatttgtttttctataaaaatataatgtgCCTTAtattacttacttacttact
This window harbors:
- the LOC128731593 gene encoding farnesol dehydrogenase-like produces the protein MSANGNNPNNGNTEGAPEETPISVRLDIADRMKRWNGKVAVVTGASGAIGGAIAQELVKAGMIVCALSRRRDKVEKLRASLFDVAGNLNCVECDITVEEDVKHAFGWIEGTYGGVDMLVNNAGIITKCLLTEKNNTRDLYTTMETNIIGLCLCTREAVKSMKARDVKGHIININSIFGHKVHQAVPGTRPLNGMYPASKYAVTAITECIRQELVYLDSGCKVTSISPGLVEGDILSTSTVKENEIVKYMPKLKPEDVAEAVLFAITTPDNVQIHELVIKPMGEFV